The sequence TTAAAAGTTTTTCTGCTAGCTCTACCGCAGGCTCGTGTGTGAAGCCGGCAAAAATAACATGTTCTAAAGTATTAAGTTGCTCTGAAACTCTTTTTGCAATATGCGGATTGGAATGTCCGTGGATATTTACCCACCAGGAAGAAACAGCATCCAAGTATTTTTTTCCGCTTTCATCAAAGAGATAAACGCCTTCGCCACGCACAATGGGAATAGGTGTTTGAGCGGTTTTCATTTGTGTGTAAGGATGCCAGATAACTTTGGCGTCGCGTTCGGTTAAGGACATAATCTTTTATAAAGTTCAAATAGTGAGAGTTAAATTCTGGCCTATTTTTTTTATTTCTTCCTTCGTTATGGCTTCTATTTCTGGAATTCTGCCCAGGCATTTTACTTTTGAATAGCTCAGAATAAATTCTTCAGTACTAACATTTTGTTCTCCGTTAAAAATTATTCCCATCACAGGAATGTTTTTCGTTTTTAAAAGATCAAGCGATAGCAAAGTATGATTGATGCTGCCTAAATAATTTTGTGAGACTAAAACTACCGGCACATGCCATTTTTTTAAAAGGTCGATATTTAATTCTTTTGAATTTAAAGGAACCATCAAGCCTCCCGCTAATTCAATCACCAGGGTGTTTTCTGTTCTTGGAATGATGAGTTTCTCTAACTCAATTTCAATACCGTCAATCTTAGCCGCTGCATGTGGTGACATGGGAGTTTTTAGTAAATAACTTTCCGGATGAAAAACAGATAGTGTATTACTGATTAACGCCTTAACTTTTAAAGTATCACTTTGGTCGAGATCACCAGCTTGTATTGGTTTCCAATAATCGGCTTGCAATGCTTCCACAAGAATAGCAGAGATCAGTGTTTTTCCAATGCCTGTTCCTATTCCCGCTACTATAAGTGAGTTCATGCTGATAGAATTTCGTGTAATGTTTTTATAAGAGCATCAATTTCTTCTTCTGTGTTGTGAAGATGTAAACTAATGCGTAAACGTTCTTTTCCAGATGGAACTGACGGACTTAAAATTGCCCTTACATCAAAACCTTTCTGTTGTAATTTTTTCGAAATTAGCCTTGTTCTTTCATTACCTGTTGTCACCACACTTTGAATGGGACTGTTACTTTCAATCAAATAGCCGCCTTCAGGCAAAATTAAATTTTTTCTAAAGCGTTCAATCAGTTTATGAAGTGCCGAGTTATCAAAATTTACATTTGCCAGTTCTTCGTAAGCACAAGATATGTTTGCCAGGGAAGGCATAGGCAAAGCAGTGGTAAAAATAAAGGACCGTGAAAAATTGATGAGGTAATTACGAAGTGTCTCGCTTCCTAATACTATAGCGCCGTGACAACCCATGGCCTTGCCGAAAGTATGAATGCGTGCAAAAATTCTGTTTTCAAGTCCAAGTTCATTTACCATGCCTTTGCCTTGTTTTCCAAATACACCTGTTGAATGGGCTTCATCAACAATAAGATTAGCGTTGTATTTTTCACAGAGATCAGCGAGAGCTTTTAAATCAGCACTGTCGCCATCCATGGAATAAATCGATTCTACGGCAACAAAAATACTGCCGGTAGCATGCGTAAATTTTTTTTCAAGATCATTAAGGTCGTTATGCGCAAAACGAAAACGTGTAGCGTGACTTAAACGGCAGCCGTCAATAATACTGGCATGAATTAATTCGTCTGTTATGATTGTATCTCCTTTTTGAGCGATGCAGGAAAATAACCCAACATTAGCATCATAACCTGAATTAAAAAGAAGTCCCGCTTCAGCCAGGTGAAAAGCGGCGATTTTTTTCTCGAGAATTTCTGCATAATCCGTATTTCCTGAAATAGAACGCGAACCGGTAGCTCCTGATAAATAAGAATGCTTATGTAGAATTTCCTCAACCGATTTTTTTATTTTTTCAGAACGGGCAAAACTTAAATAATCATTACTGCAAAAATCGCTGAGGTTTTCATTCACTTGCAGAGAACGTATTAAAGAGTCTTTGATTCTTTTGTCAAGGGCTTCTTGTAATTTCTCCGTTGCGTTTTTTAATAGTGTATTCAAAACTATGAGGTTCTTCTCGACTACGCTTGAAGTGACATTTTCATTTTACTAAGCACAGCAAAAATAATATCACTAGAAGTGAGGTCTCTGTTATTTAAAGCGTAGTCGATGTCATTTCGAGCGCAGTCGATGGCATTTCGAGTGTAGTCGATGCCCTTTCGAGCGTAGTCGATGTCATTTCGAGCGTAGTCGATGTGGTTTCGAGCGTAGTCGATGGCATTTCGAGCGTAGTCGATGGCATTTCGAGTGTAGTCGATGGCATTTCGAGCGTAGTCGATGTCATTTCGAGCGTAGTCGAGAAATTCCCCACTTCGCGTTCTGTGCCTTTAAAGGCTTTACGTGCTTGTAATCCAAGAATTTCAAACATTTTCATATCATCTGATGTAGATGGATTTGGAGTCGTTAATAGTTTGTCTCCGGCAAATATTGAGTTCGCTCCTGCCATAAAACAAAGTGCTTGTTCTGACACGGGCATTTCTAATCTTCCTGCAGACAAACGGACAACGGTTTTTGGCATTATAATACGAGCTGTGGCAATCATGCGCACCATATCCCAAACAGGTACACGGGGTTGTGCTTCAAGCGGTGTACCTTTAACCGGAACCAATGCATTAATAGGAACCGATTCTGGATGTTTTGGCATCGTAGCTAATAAATGCAACATGCCAATTCTGTCTGATTCTGTTTCACCAAGGCCAACAATGCCACCGGAGCAAACGGTTAGGTCGGCCTTGCGCACATTTTCAATAGTCTTTAAACGGTCATCGTAGGTACGTGTGCTGATGACATTTTTATAGTGCTCTTCAGAAGTATCGATGTTATGATTGTATGCAAATAATCCTGCGTCTTTTAATTTTTGTGCTTGTTCGTAATTCAACATGCCAAGTGTACAGCAAACCTCCATGTCCATTGCATTAACAGTTTTCACCATCTCTAAAACTTTATCGAAGTCACGATTGTCACGCACCTCGCGCCATGCAGCGCCCATACACAAACGCGATGATCCTCCGTCTTTCGCAGCTTGAGCAGCTTGCTTCACCTCTTCCAACTTCATCATACCATGCACATTTACGTCGGTGTTATAACGCGCTGCTTGCGGGCAGTAAGAGCAATCTTCCGGACAACCACCAGTTTTTATAGAAATTAAAGAACTGATTTGAACTTCGGAATAATCATTGTTGGCGCGGTGAATAGTAGCAGCATCAAAAATAAGATCGAGGAGTGGACGATTATAGATTTCAGAAATCTCTTCTTTGGTCCAGTTATTTTTTACCATAAAGTACTTTTAAATTTTGCGGTAAAAATAACAAACTTTATTTGGAATGGAATTAATAATAAGTGGAGTAGAATTTTTTAAAGAAAGTGAGTACTTAATAATAGAAGTATCTACTTGAATCTTAATAATGTGTTAGTAATAATATGAGCAACCAATCGTTCAATACTTTACTTTCATAAAAATCAAACCATACACTATGATTTCTTCTATCGCTGTACACCCAAATGATTTTCTTAAACCTCTAAAAACCATCCTGATAGAATAAACAACTCCCTGTTCAAATCAATTTGGCTCTTAACATTAAAAGCAATTCTGTATTTCTAGATTTATCACAAGTTATTTAATTTATTTCTATGGCGAAACGACCAGGCAAAGCAAGTATCGGAGAACGTAAAATTTTTGTTCTCGATACCTCTGTTATTATTTACGATCACACTGCGATGAGGAATTTTGCAGAACACGATGTGGTGATCCCGATTACAGTTCTTGAAGAGTTAGATAACTTTAAGAAGGGCAACGATACAAAAAATTTCTCAGCCCGTGAATTCACAAGGTACATCGACAAGCATGCGCAGGATAGTCTGCAAAACTGGACGGCGATTAACGGACCTACCCGGGGCAAATTCAAAATAGAACTTCACAGTTCTTCAAAGGTAAACGCCGAAAAAATATTCGACGATCGTAAGGCCGATCACCGGATTTTAAATACGGCTTTATATGTTTCAGAAACTCATCCGGGAAGAAAAGTAATTTTAGTTACGAAAGACATCAATCTTCGTATTAAAGCCAAGAGTTTAAATCTTCTTGCGGAAGATTATGAAACAGGGAAAATAAAATCGGTTGATGAACTTTACACCGGCAATACTGAGGATGTAAAGGCAACCAATGAACAAATTGCCAGCATCTACAACAAAGGAAATACATCTGCAAAAGCGATTCTTAAAAAAGGTGGCGTTCCTAATCATTACTATGTTTTAAAGAATGGTTCTCAAAGTGTTCTTGCCAGGTACAATCAGGAAGATGATACCATGCAAAGGGTTATTAAGACCGCTGCGTTTGGCGTTATTCCAAAAAATGCAGAACAGGCCTTTGCTTTGGATGCCATTATGAATCCGGACATTAAACTGGTAACGATTCAAGGTGTAGCAGGAACAGGAAAAACATTATTGTCACTGGCTGGAGCCCTTGAGTTAAGAAGAAATTATCACCAGATCTATTTGGCGCGTCCTGTTGTGCCTTTGAGTAACAAAGACATAGGGTATTTGCCAGGCGACGTTAACAGCAAATTAAATCCTTACATGGAACCGCTTTGGGACAATCTAAAATACATCCGAAGCTTATTCAGTGAAAAAGATAAAGAACATAAACAACTTAACGAAATGGTGGAAGCCCAGAAATTAGTGGTTTGCCCACTTGCTTACATTCGCGGAAGAAGTTTAAGCAATGTGTTCTTTATTGTGGATGAAGCACAAAATTTAACACCCCATGAAGTGAAAACAATTATCACACGTGCCGGAGAAAATACAAAAATCATCTTCACAGGAGATATTAATCAAATAGATACCCCTTACCTTGATTCTCAAAGTAATGGCCTGAGCTATATGATCGATAAGTTAAAAGGTCAGCCCTTATATGCTCATATCACACTTGAAAAAGGCGAGCGTAGTGAATTAGCAAATCTTGCTAACGAACTGCTTTAAGCCATTACAAAATCTACTAAAAGGAGAAGTTCTGTAAGGACTTCTTTTTTTTTGAAATCTCTCCGTCGTGGCACATTTTTTTCGTACAAAGGTAAAACTCACAGTATGAAAAAAGCTCTGCTTACCTTATTCAGTCTTTACTATTTACTTTCTGCTTCTAATCTTCAAGCCCAGCAAGCTGGCTCTACTGTAAAAGATAGTTCCGGAAAGAAGCGAACAGATCTCCCCGAACCCTACGCAACAAAATCTTCAAGAAATTTTTCTGAGGTCATTGGCTGGGAAAATAATTCTACACCTAAGGCTCCGGAAGGGTTTACAGTGACAAGATTTGGCGAAGGGTATAACAATCCTCGTTGGATTTATGTGTTGCCAAATGGCGATGTTCTTGTTGCTGAAACAAAAGTAGAACACAAAGGTCTGGTTAAAGTTGGAGCCATACTTATTGGCGCCGACAAACAGGAAAATAAAAGCGAGGACATGCGTCGCATCCTGTTACTGCGCGATGTAGACAAAGATGGTAAACCCGACATGCAAACTGTTTTTCTTGCCGATCAAAATTTGCCATTCGGAATGGTGGTAGTGAGAAATTATTTTTATGTGGCATGCACCGATGCAGTTTGGCGTTATCCTTATAAAGAGGGGCAAACAACTATTACGACAAAAGGCGAAAAGATATTGGAACTTCCTGCTGGAGAAAGGCACTGGACAAAAAACATTATTTCTAATAAAACGGGAACAAAACTTTATGTTGCTATTGGTTCTGCCAGCAACGTGGGGGAGAAGGGTTTGGACAAAGAAGCAAATCGGGCACGTATTATAGAATGTAATTTAGATGGTACAAATATGAAGGTATACGCTTCGGGACTTCGTAATCCTGTAGGAATGGACTGGCAACCAGGTACGGATATTATGTGGACAGCAGTAAACGAACGCGATGAGTTGGGTGACGATCTCGTTCCTGATTATCTGACAAGTGTAAAGGAAGGTGGTTTCTACGGTTGGCCTTATTCCTACTGGGGTAGCAATAAAGATCCGCGCATTAAGGAAGATGAGCAACGACCAGACTTAGTTAGCAAAACACTTATTCCTGAAGTGGATCTTGGTTCACATACAGCTTCTTTAGGCCTGGCATTTTATACAAAGAAAAAATTCCCTGCAAAGTATATGAATGGCGCTTTCATTGGTCAACACGGTTCATGGAATCGCGCAGTGCCTTCCGGTTATAAAGTGGTGTTTGTTCCTTTTGATGGAAAAAAAGCAGGTAAGCCCGAAGATTTTTTAACCGGCTTTATGAAGGATGAAAGTAAAAACGAAGTCAAAGGCCGTCCGGTTGGTGTTGCCATTATGAACGACGGATCGCTGCTTGTGGCAGACGATGCGGGTAATTGCGTTTGGCGCGTGAGTTACGGAAAGTAATTGCGACTTCTCGCGCTAAACAACCTTCTTTGCAAAATGCATTTTAGATTGTATTTTTAAGCTATGGATGTGTTTAAGTCAATAGTGGTGATAAGCTTTTTTTGCTCTACTTTATTAAGTTGTGACGAACCTAAAAGTAATTTTGAAACAAGATTAGAAAACTTAAAAGTACACAAGTCCGAAGAGGACAAGATGTTCAAGTTTGCAGTTCCCGACTCTATTCCGGCTCTTCTGGTGGCGGCAGTTTACTACGAGCACCATATAAGTGCTCATGGCGTTATAGTTTATGCAGATTCAAATAAAAAAGAAGCCGTTAATTATTTCTTTTTTCCAGATAGTACTGTTCAATCGGATAAAATTGTAAGCGTCAAATTTAATGAGTTTAAGTCTGCAACCACAGACGTACACTATATAGTTAAGCAAAAATCTGTTGCCAGGATAGTTCAAAGTGGCGCCCTGTCTTACTCATCAGAAAATGCACGTATTGACAATGGTAATACATATGAGAGTTGGG is a genomic window of Sphingobacteriaceae bacterium containing:
- a CDS encoding 8-amino-7-oxononanoate synthase, translated to MNTLLKNATEKLQEALDKRIKDSLIRSLQVNENLSDFCSNDYLSFARSEKIKKSVEEILHKHSYLSGATGSRSISGNTDYAEILEKKIAAFHLAEAGLLFNSGYDANVGLFSCIAQKGDTIITDELIHASIIDGCRLSHATRFRFAHNDLNDLEKKFTHATGSIFVAVESIYSMDGDSADLKALADLCEKYNANLIVDEAHSTGVFGKQGKGMVNELGLENRIFARIHTFGKAMGCHGAIVLGSETLRNYLINFSRSFIFTTALPMPSLANISCAYEELANVNFDNSALHKLIERFRKNLILPEGGYLIESNSPIQSVVTTGNERTRLISKKLQQKGFDVRAILSPSVPSGKERLRISLHLHNTEEEIDALIKTLHEILSA
- a CDS encoding ribonuclease, which translates into the protein MAKRPGKASIGERKIFVLDTSVIIYDHTAMRNFAEHDVVIPITVLEELDNFKKGNDTKNFSAREFTRYIDKHAQDSLQNWTAINGPTRGKFKIELHSSSKVNAEKIFDDRKADHRILNTALYVSETHPGRKVILVTKDINLRIKAKSLNLLAEDYETGKIKSVDELYTGNTEDVKATNEQIASIYNKGNTSAKAILKKGGVPNHYYVLKNGSQSVLARYNQEDDTMQRVIKTAAFGVIPKNAEQAFALDAIMNPDIKLVTIQGVAGTGKTLLSLAGALELRRNYHQIYLARPVVPLSNKDIGYLPGDVNSKLNPYMEPLWDNLKYIRSLFSEKDKEHKQLNEMVEAQKLVVCPLAYIRGRSLSNVFFIVDEAQNLTPHEVKTIITRAGENTKIIFTGDINQIDTPYLDSQSNGLSYMIDKLKGQPLYAHITLEKGERSELANLANELL
- the bioD gene encoding dethiobiotin synthase, producing MNSLIVAGIGTGIGKTLISAILVEALQADYWKPIQAGDLDQSDTLKVKALISNTLSVFHPESYLLKTPMSPHAAAKIDGIEIELEKLIIPRTENTLVIELAGGLMVPLNSKELNIDLLKKWHVPVVLVSQNYLGSINHTLLSLDLLKTKNIPVMGIIFNGEQNVSTEEFILSYSKVKCLGRIPEIEAITKEEIKKIGQNLTLTI
- a CDS encoding L-sorbosone dehydrogenase translates to MKKALLTLFSLYYLLSASNLQAQQAGSTVKDSSGKKRTDLPEPYATKSSRNFSEVIGWENNSTPKAPEGFTVTRFGEGYNNPRWIYVLPNGDVLVAETKVEHKGLVKVGAILIGADKQENKSEDMRRILLLRDVDKDGKPDMQTVFLADQNLPFGMVVVRNYFYVACTDAVWRYPYKEGQTTITTKGEKILELPAGERHWTKNIISNKTGTKLYVAIGSASNVGEKGLDKEANRARIIECNLDGTNMKVYASGLRNPVGMDWQPGTDIMWTAVNERDELGDDLVPDYLTSVKEGGFYGWPYSYWGSNKDPRIKEDEQRPDLVSKTLIPEVDLGSHTASLGLAFYTKKKFPAKYMNGAFIGQHGSWNRAVPSGYKVVFVPFDGKKAGKPEDFLTGFMKDESKNEVKGRPVGVAIMNDGSLLVADDAGNCVWRVSYGK